In a genomic window of Gloeocapsopsis dulcis:
- a CDS encoding HAD family hydrolase: MVTIQCKNVTFHNIQAIIFDKDGTLEDSEEYLRSLGQKRSRLIDAQIPGIGEPLLMAFGINGDRLDPTGLLAVGSRYETEIAAAAYIAETGRGWLESRAIAHNAFTEADQVIGTTPSPLFVGSLEVLQYLSLAGLKLGILSAASTQRVKAFVERHELQDYVQLQMGVDQGSSKPDPALFIQACQKLAVAPQNTLMVGDSVGDIEMARNAGAAGCIGISWRSSAAHLHSADVAIAQLNEIQIWQSV, encoded by the coding sequence TTGGTTACAATTCAGTGCAAAAATGTAACTTTTCACAATATCCAAGCAATCATATTTGATAAAGACGGCACGCTGGAAGATTCAGAAGAATATCTACGTTCTCTAGGACAAAAGCGATCGCGCTTGATCGATGCCCAAATTCCTGGCATCGGGGAACCGTTATTAATGGCATTCGGAATTAATGGCGATCGCCTCGATCCGACAGGATTACTTGCTGTTGGTAGCCGTTATGAAACTGAAATTGCGGCAGCGGCTTATATTGCTGAAACAGGGCGGGGCTGGCTAGAGTCACGAGCGATCGCGCACAATGCATTTACGGAAGCCGATCAAGTCATTGGTACGACACCTTCACCGCTATTTGTCGGTTCGCTGGAAGTATTACAGTATCTATCGCTAGCAGGTTTAAAACTGGGAATTCTTTCGGCAGCTTCTACACAACGGGTAAAAGCCTTTGTCGAACGCCATGAGTTGCAAGACTATGTACAATTGCAAATGGGAGTCGATCAAGGTTCGAGTAAACCCGATCCGGCATTATTTATTCAAGCTTGCCAAAAGCTAGCAGTAGCCCCCCAGAATACCTTGATGGTAGGAGATTCGGTTGGTGATATCGAAATGGCACGAAATGCTGGTGCGGCGGGGTGTATCGGTATTTCCTGGAGAAGTTCTGCTGCACATTTACACTCAGCCGATGTAGCGATCGCGCAACTTAATGAAATTCAAATTTGGCAATCTGTTTAA
- the metK gene encoding methionine adenosyltransferase produces MSRRYFFTSESVTEGHPDKICDQISDTILDTLLAQDPASRVAAEVVVNTGLILITGEISTKAHVNYVDIARKKIADIGYTDANNGFSDNSCAVLVALDEQSPDIAQGVNTAHESREQDSEEQFDAIGAGDQGIMFGFACNETPELMPLPISLAHRISRRLAAVRKTGDLPYLRPDGKTQVTVAYEDGRPVGIDTILISTQHTAAIGDLTDTEAVQAKIKSDLWTAVVEPVFADIAIKPDDTTRFLVNPTGKFVIGGPQGDSGLTGRKIIVDTYGGYSRHGGGAFSGKDPTKVDRSAAYACRYVAKNIVAAGLAEKCEVQLSYAIGVARPVSILVETFGTGKVEEERLLELVKQHFELRPAGIIHAFNLQKLPSERGGRFYQDVAAYGHFGRTDLDLPWERTDKADVLKAASQPLSATVG; encoded by the coding sequence TTGTCTCGTCGTTATTTCTTTACTTCTGAATCAGTCACAGAAGGACATCCAGACAAAATCTGCGATCAAATTTCTGACACGATTTTAGATACGCTACTAGCACAAGATCCTGCTAGCCGCGTTGCCGCAGAAGTTGTCGTTAATACTGGTTTAATCTTGATTACCGGAGAAATCAGCACCAAAGCCCATGTCAACTATGTTGATATTGCGCGGAAGAAAATTGCTGATATTGGCTATACCGATGCTAATAATGGCTTTTCAGACAATAGTTGTGCGGTTTTAGTTGCTTTAGATGAACAATCGCCCGATATTGCCCAAGGTGTGAATACAGCGCACGAAAGTCGAGAACAAGATAGCGAAGAACAATTCGACGCGATCGGTGCTGGCGACCAAGGCATTATGTTTGGCTTTGCTTGCAACGAAACACCAGAACTGATGCCCTTACCCATCAGTCTGGCACACCGAATTTCCCGCCGCCTTGCTGCAGTGAGAAAAACAGGTGATTTACCCTACCTGCGTCCCGATGGCAAAACACAAGTCACCGTTGCTTACGAAGATGGACGTCCAGTAGGAATTGACACAATTCTCATTTCCACCCAGCACACAGCGGCAATTGGCGATCTCACCGACACCGAGGCTGTACAAGCCAAAATCAAATCCGATTTATGGACAGCGGTAGTCGAACCTGTTTTTGCCGATATAGCGATTAAGCCTGATGACACTACGCGCTTTTTAGTGAATCCTACTGGTAAGTTTGTCATTGGTGGTCCTCAAGGCGACTCAGGACTGACTGGGCGCAAGATTATTGTGGATACCTACGGTGGTTATTCGCGACATGGTGGTGGGGCTTTTTCAGGGAAAGATCCTACCAAAGTAGACCGCAGTGCGGCTTATGCGTGTCGTTATGTCGCTAAAAATATTGTTGCTGCTGGGTTGGCAGAGAAGTGTGAAGTACAACTGAGTTATGCGATCGGTGTTGCACGACCAGTTAGTATTCTGGTAGAAACCTTTGGTACGGGCAAAGTTGAAGAAGAGCGCCTGCTGGAGTTAGTTAAACAGCATTTTGAACTACGTCCTGCGGGTATTATTCATGCTTTCAACTTACAAAAGCTGCCATCTGAACGAGGCGGACGTTTTTATCAGGACGTCGCGGCTTACGGTCATTTTGGACGCACTGATTTGGATTTGCCATGGGAACGTACCGATAAAGCCGATGTGTTGAAAGCAGCATCTCAGCCACTTTCAGCTACAGTTGGATAA
- a CDS encoding MAPEG family protein: protein MNNPVPISTLFIGLSGFIAFALSYIVVMERISTRVWHGGSKEEVVTQPNYLDKPSKWAAFVENYTQKSFATKTSDDGVLQRKVRAFGNFTEYVPLGLTWFVYLVGAGICVYYGVVGVLS from the coding sequence ATGAATAATCCTGTTCCCATTTCAACGCTTTTTATTGGACTTAGTGGTTTCATTGCTTTCGCGCTGTCTTACATTGTCGTGATGGAGCGAATCAGTACCAGAGTTTGGCATGGAGGATCGAAAGAAGAGGTGGTAACTCAGCCTAACTACCTCGATAAGCCCAGTAAATGGGCAGCTTTCGTCGAAAACTATACGCAAAAATCATTTGCAACGAAAACGAGTGACGACGGAGTATTACAACGAAAAGTCCGTGCTTTTGGCAATTTTACCGAGTATGTCCCGCTTGGTCTGACTTGGTTCGTGTATTTAGTTGGTGCTGGTATTTGCGTTTATTACGGTGTAGTTGGAGTCTTGTCGTAG
- a CDS encoding succinate--CoA ligase subunit alpha, which produces MKLTPDSKVVIQGYCEPLMVTHAARMKAYGTNVIATISPGQSGQTLDEIPVFDLVEQAVAEFGVIDTTIILVPPYQALDAALEAIAAGIRQIVIIPAGVPPLDMVHLLRKAEATETLVVGPNSPGIIVPGKILLGTHASEFYTPGSVGIVSRSSTLTYEIASELTKAGLGQSIGVSIGSDAITGSSFLQWLQILDEDENTQAIVLVGEPGGNSEEAAARYIAETIDKPVIAYIAGRNAPPGKHWGHTGTLAAVVGRGVNVGTTQSKLTAFKEAKVPVADRPSQIPGLMKKALK; this is translated from the coding sequence ATGAAACTAACCCCAGATAGCAAAGTTGTAATTCAGGGCTATTGCGAACCGCTGATGGTAACACATGCCGCCCGCATGAAAGCTTACGGCACAAATGTCATTGCAACGATCAGTCCTGGACAAAGTGGGCAAACGCTTGATGAAATTCCTGTATTTGATTTGGTAGAACAAGCGGTAGCAGAATTTGGGGTGATTGACACCACAATTATCTTAGTTCCTCCTTATCAGGCACTCGATGCAGCTTTAGAAGCGATCGCTGCTGGTATTCGCCAAATTGTCATTATCCCTGCAGGGGTTCCACCCCTTGATATGGTGCATCTCCTGCGCAAAGCAGAAGCAACAGAAACCTTAGTTGTCGGACCAAATAGTCCTGGAATTATTGTCCCAGGAAAGATTCTTTTGGGGACTCATGCGAGTGAGTTTTACACTCCTGGTTCTGTAGGCATCGTTAGCCGTAGCAGTACTCTTACTTATGAAATTGCTTCAGAGTTAACCAAAGCAGGTTTAGGACAGTCAATTGGTGTCAGCATTGGTAGTGATGCGATTACAGGATCTTCTTTCCTGCAATGGCTGCAAATTTTAGATGAAGACGAAAACACGCAGGCGATTGTCTTAGTCGGAGAACCTGGAGGAAATAGCGAAGAAGCCGCCGCCCGCTACATTGCTGAAACGATTGATAAACCTGTGATTGCCTATATTGCTGGTAGAAATGCCCCACCTGGTAAACACTGGGGACATACAGGAACTCTCGCTGCGGTTGTTGGGCGCGGTGTCAATGTTGGGACTACTCAAAGTAAACTTACGGCGTTTAAAGAAGCTAAAGTTCCAGTTGCCGATCGCCCTTCTCAGATTCCAGGATTGATGAAAAAGGCGCTTAAGTAG
- a CDS encoding succinate--CoA ligase subunit beta, translating into MDVLEYQAKEWFREMGIPVLPSQRIDRPGDIKRLKIPYPVVLKSQVRVGGRGRAGGVRFVTNTIDAIAAAQTIFHLSILGELPEVLLAEAKYDADQEFYLAVVLDGAAHRPLLLGSPQGGIDVESAPELLQQVVVDQEFSPFYARRLTIKMGLQGPLIQTVSGIIEKMYQLFVQKDLDLVEINPLGVSSTGELMALDGKVTVNDRAIARHPDVAAMAEKIVQREKGRKYSLELGTWDEVEPSGNIAVLGNGAGLVMATMDLLTDAGSQPASCLNIGHGRSWNSTTPSFSDRLQQGLEFLSEQKNIQVVLVNILGTVPTPTELAPVIVSFVQRRERMGTGKSRNQTYSPRVIVRFAGADFDSAKEQLAAVQVPLVESLDQAIAQASRLAKSSGRRR; encoded by the coding sequence ATGGATGTATTAGAGTACCAAGCAAAAGAATGGTTTCGGGAGATGGGCATACCTGTCTTGCCGTCGCAGCGTATTGACCGTCCTGGCGACATTAAACGGCTAAAGATTCCTTATCCAGTGGTACTCAAGTCACAAGTACGTGTTGGTGGTAGAGGAAGGGCTGGGGGAGTTAGATTCGTCACAAATACAATTGATGCGATCGCAGCTGCACAAACAATTTTTCACTTATCAATTTTAGGTGAATTACCTGAAGTATTGCTAGCTGAAGCAAAATACGATGCCGATCAGGAGTTTTATTTAGCCGTAGTCCTAGACGGGGCTGCACATCGACCGCTGCTTTTAGGATCTCCCCAAGGTGGAATTGATGTTGAATCAGCGCCGGAACTCTTACAACAAGTCGTTGTTGACCAAGAATTTTCTCCCTTTTATGCGCGACGCTTAACAATCAAAATGGGTTTACAAGGACCGCTGATTCAAACAGTCAGCGGTATCATTGAGAAAATGTATCAGTTGTTTGTGCAGAAAGACTTAGATTTAGTAGAAATCAATCCTCTGGGTGTAAGTTCAACAGGCGAACTGATGGCACTTGACGGCAAAGTCACCGTGAACGATCGCGCGATCGCACGTCATCCTGATGTGGCAGCAATGGCAGAAAAAATAGTGCAGCGCGAAAAGGGACGCAAGTACTCGCTGGAGTTAGGAACTTGGGATGAAGTAGAACCCTCAGGCAATATCGCGGTCTTGGGTAACGGTGCGGGTTTAGTCATGGCAACGATGGATTTACTTACAGATGCAGGAAGTCAACCAGCAAGTTGTCTCAACATTGGACATGGCAGAAGTTGGAATTCAACAACACCAAGCTTTAGCGATCGCCTGCAGCAAGGATTAGAATTCTTGAGCGAACAGAAAAATATTCAAGTCGTGTTAGTCAATATCCTCGGTACAGTGCCGACACCAACAGAACTAGCGCCAGTTATTGTGAGTTTCGTGCAACGTCGAGAACGGATGGGAACAGGTAAATCTCGTAATCAAACATACTCACCTCGCGTGATTGTGCGGTTTGCGGGTGCAGATTTCGACTCAGCGAAAGAACAACTCGCCGCAGTGCAAGTCCCGCTTGTTGAAAGTTTAGATCAAGCCATAGCACAAGCATCGCGTCTTGCTAAATCCTCTGGAAGAAGAAGATGA
- a CDS encoding SDR family oxidoreductase, with the protein MSSLSEQVILITGASTGIGAALAKTLSRRFMGIRLALAARSVEKLEAVADLCRKAGAEVLIVPTDLEKIEQIEALAAKVIAHFGRMDALVNNAGYGQMGPVELIPTEAIQRQFQVNIIAPLALIRAIVPQMRNQGGGRIINISSLGGRLAFPFGGLYSSSKFALEGVSDALRMELEPFNIKVSVIEPGPVSTNFFVAAAQAVEKSIAAPEKSPYRAAFVKLKSLEKQTSNQAWTSERVAEVIIKALSVGNPRPRYIAATGGKILLFLMTKVLPPKFVDKFWQRFYGIDLVAKEWQSGAAIRK; encoded by the coding sequence ATGTCTTCTTTATCAGAACAAGTAATACTCATTACAGGAGCTTCCACTGGTATTGGTGCAGCCTTAGCAAAAACTTTGTCTAGGCGCTTCATGGGAATTCGCTTAGCTTTAGCCGCCCGAAGCGTAGAGAAACTCGAAGCTGTTGCAGATCTGTGCCGAAAAGCAGGAGCCGAAGTATTAATAGTACCAACAGACCTAGAAAAGATTGAGCAAATTGAAGCTTTAGCAGCAAAAGTCATTGCGCACTTTGGTCGCATGGATGCTTTAGTTAATAATGCGGGTTACGGACAAATGGGACCTGTCGAATTAATTCCCACAGAAGCAATTCAAAGGCAGTTTCAAGTCAACATCATTGCACCACTAGCACTGATTCGGGCTATTGTGCCCCAAATGCGGAATCAAGGTGGTGGCAGAATTATTAATATTAGTTCCCTAGGAGGTAGACTAGCATTTCCTTTCGGAGGTTTATATAGTTCCTCTAAATTTGCTTTAGAAGGAGTGAGTGATGCTTTGCGGATGGAACTTGAGCCATTCAATATTAAAGTCAGTGTGATTGAACCTGGACCTGTCAGTACAAACTTTTTTGTAGCAGCAGCCCAAGCGGTAGAGAAAAGTATTGCTGCACCAGAAAAAAGTCCCTATCGTGCGGCATTTGTCAAGCTTAAAAGCTTAGAAAAACAAACGAGTAACCAAGCTTGGACATCGGAACGTGTTGCCGAAGTGATTATCAAAGCCTTAAGCGTAGGTAACCCACGTCCGCGTTACATCGCCGCTACGGGTGGCAAAATCTTGCTATTTTTGATGACTAAAGTATTGCCACCCAAATTCGTAGACAAGTTTTGGCAGCGATTTTATGGCATAGATCTGGTGGCAAAAGAATGGCAAAGTGGTGCAGCAATTAGAAAATAG
- a CDS encoding ABC transporter permease: MTSTGLISLDLLDLVFAVGLIAIAIGLSAWEKIGLELNIAIAAGRTILQLLVVGYILAFVFALDNPWAVLAILAVMLTIAAIVARNRISKKIPLVLPLVWGAIFLSTAVTLAYTNLLIIQPVRWYEPQYLIPLAGIVFGSAINGAAIAGERLVSTINASQLEIETHLSLGATPQQAVAQYRRDAIKAGLIPILNQMTVVGIVTLPGIITGQLLSGVDPLDAASYQILILFILAFANLMTALLVTQGLCRQFFNAAAQLVK; this comes from the coding sequence ATGACATCAACGGGTTTAATTAGCTTAGATTTACTTGATTTAGTGTTTGCAGTGGGATTAATTGCGATCGCCATTGGGTTATCTGCATGGGAAAAAATTGGTTTAGAGTTGAATATTGCGATCGCTGCCGGAAGAACTATTCTCCAATTGTTGGTGGTTGGGTATATTTTGGCATTTGTCTTTGCACTAGACAATCCTTGGGCTGTTTTGGCGATTTTAGCAGTGATGCTCACAATTGCTGCTATTGTTGCTCGCAATCGCATTAGTAAAAAGATTCCTTTGGTTTTACCACTAGTCTGGGGAGCAATTTTTCTGAGTACCGCTGTCACGCTAGCTTACACAAATTTGCTAATTATCCAACCCGTGCGCTGGTATGAACCACAGTATCTCATTCCCCTTGCTGGAATTGTTTTTGGCAGTGCAATTAATGGAGCAGCGATCGCCGGAGAACGTCTTGTCAGTACAATTAATGCTAGTCAGTTAGAAATTGAAACGCATCTGAGTTTAGGTGCAACTCCCCAACAAGCCGTTGCACAGTACCGCAGAGATGCCATTAAAGCAGGACTCATACCGATTTTGAATCAAATGACAGTAGTAGGGATTGTTACCCTGCCAGGAATCATTACAGGTCAATTGCTGAGTGGTGTCGATCCACTTGATGCGGCATCATACCAAATATTAATTTTGTTTATTCTTGCCTTCGCCAACTTAATGACTGCACTACTAGTCACACAAGGGTTATGTCGTCAGTTTTTTAATGCTGCAGCACAGTTAGTAAAGTAA
- a CDS encoding DegT/DnrJ/EryC1/StrS family aminotransferase has translation MDLSVNIPPLDLVRQYTTIEAEVSDAVLKVLASGGYIGGPLVKGFEQEFAAYTGVVECVACNSGTDALFLALKALDIGSGDEVITSPFTFFATTEVITAVGATPVFVDIDAATFNLDVEQVTAAITNKTKAIMPVHLFGQPVDMTAVMEIAQAHNLAVIEDCAQSTGAMWAGQKVGSIGHIGCFSFYPTKNLGACGDGGAITTNDSAIAAKIRMLREHGSKIRYIHEAIGVNSRLDAIQAAILQIKLRYLDQWNEQRRAIAQRYHEFLAHIPTVAIPQELAGGVGVWNQYTIRLAKNDSSYRDRVRQTLQERGVSSMVYYPLSLHLQPVYENLGYQPGSLPVSEQASHEVISLPMFPEMTIEQQDQVIYTLKDCLTN, from the coding sequence ATGGATCTAAGCGTGAATATCCCTCCTCTAGACTTAGTGCGGCAGTATACAACGATAGAAGCAGAAGTAAGTGATGCTGTTTTAAAAGTTTTGGCTTCTGGTGGTTATATCGGTGGTCCTTTAGTCAAGGGCTTTGAACAGGAGTTTGCGGCTTATACAGGTGTTGTAGAGTGTGTGGCGTGTAATTCAGGTACTGATGCGTTGTTTTTGGCACTCAAAGCTTTAGACATTGGTTCAGGTGATGAAGTGATTACCTCACCCTTTACTTTCTTTGCGACAACGGAGGTGATTACTGCAGTTGGTGCAACGCCTGTTTTTGTGGATATTGACGCTGCGACGTTTAATCTTGATGTTGAGCAAGTCACAGCTGCCATCACGAACAAAACTAAAGCAATTATGCCCGTTCACTTATTTGGACAGCCGGTGGATATGACTGCGGTGATGGAAATCGCGCAAGCACACAATTTAGCTGTGATTGAAGACTGCGCCCAGTCTACAGGGGCAATGTGGGCAGGGCAAAAAGTAGGTAGTATTGGACATATTGGTTGTTTTAGTTTTTATCCGACAAAAAATCTTGGGGCGTGTGGTGATGGTGGAGCAATTACGACGAATGACTCTGCGATCGCGGCGAAAATTCGCATGTTACGAGAACATGGTAGTAAAATACGCTACATCCATGAAGCAATCGGTGTGAATAGCCGATTAGATGCGATCCAAGCCGCTATTTTACAAATTAAACTCCGCTATCTTGACCAGTGGAACGAACAACGTCGAGCGATCGCCCAACGCTATCACGAATTTCTCGCGCATATTCCTACAGTTGCGATTCCGCAAGAACTCGCTGGAGGTGTTGGTGTGTGGAATCAGTACACAATTCGGTTAGCGAAGAATGACAGCAGCTATCGCGATCGAGTACGCCAAACGCTTCAAGAACGGGGTGTTAGTTCCATGGTGTATTACCCGCTTTCTCTACATTTACAACCTGTATATGAAAATCTCGGTTATCAACCAGGAAGCTTGCCAGTTTCAGAACAAGCTAGCCATGAAGTCATATCTCTACCAATGTTTCCAGAAATGACAATCGAGCAGCAAGATCAGGTGATTTATACCTTGAAAGATTGTCTTACGAACTAG
- a CDS encoding DUF561 domain-containing protein, with translation MIMHPQVQRAFEQRRVLKIISGLNNFDSKRVAATVIAADRGGATFVDIAADCELVKLTRSLTKLPICVSAVEPEKFVVAVEAGADLIEIGNFDSFYAQGRRFEAAEVLQLTQQTRSLLPNITLSVTVPHILELDQQVHLAEELVKVGADIIQTEGGTSSKPAHPGTLGLIEKAAPTLAAAYEISRAVSVPVLCASGISSVTAPLAIAAGAAGVGVGSAINQLNSEVAMIAAVRSLVDALATRRTETLA, from the coding sequence ATGATAATGCATCCTCAAGTACAACGTGCTTTTGAACAAAGACGCGTACTCAAAATCATCAGTGGCTTAAATAACTTTGACTCTAAGCGAGTTGCTGCTACAGTGATTGCTGCCGATCGCGGCGGTGCTACTTTCGTCGATATTGCTGCTGATTGTGAGCTAGTGAAACTCACTCGCAGCTTGACAAAATTACCTATTTGTGTATCTGCAGTTGAACCAGAAAAGTTTGTTGTTGCAGTAGAAGCTGGGGCTGATCTGATTGAAATTGGTAACTTTGACAGTTTCTATGCGCAAGGACGGCGTTTTGAAGCAGCAGAAGTTCTGCAGTTAACTCAACAGACGCGATCGCTTCTACCAAATATTACATTATCAGTGACTGTTCCTCATATTCTGGAACTCGATCAGCAAGTACATTTGGCAGAAGAACTCGTCAAAGTTGGGGCTGACATTATTCAAACCGAAGGTGGAACGAGCAGTAAACCTGCGCATCCAGGAACGCTAGGACTTATTGAAAAAGCCGCACCTACCTTAGCCGCTGCTTACGAAATTTCTCGTGCAGTATCGGTTCCTGTACTGTGTGCTTCTGGAATTTCTAGTGTGACTGCACCACTGGCGATCGCTGCTGGGGCTGCGGGTGTTGGTGTCGGTTCTGCTATCAACCAACTTAACAGCGAAGTCGCGATGATTGCTGCTGTGCGTAGTTTAGTTGATGCTTTAGCTACTCGCCGGACTGAAACATTAGCGTAG
- a CDS encoding SulP family inorganic anion transporter: MQLTNRIHFRNLRGDLFGGVTAAIVSLPLALAFGVASGAGAVAGLYGAVCVGFFAALFGGTPTLISEPTGPMTVVMTGIVATMVARNPENGLAMAFTVVMLAGLFQILFGIFKLGKYITLMPYSVISGFMSGIGVILIILQFAPFVGQVAPKGGVLGTVQSLPQLLSNINPAEATLGALSLAILFFMPSKFKRIVPPQLVALIVGTVVSLIFFQGVDIRRIGVIPTGLPQLQMPVFSAGQMTTMLIDAVVLGMLGCIDTLLTAVIADSITRTQHNSDKELIGQGIANMVSGLCGGLPGAGATMGTVVNIQAGARTAVSGLTRAIILLVVVLGAASLTQPIPMAVLAGIALKVGIDILDWSFLKRAHRVSLKGTLIMYGVLFLTVFVDLIVAVGVGVFIANILTIERLSKYREKDVKVISDTDDDIVLNDEEKQLLEQANNRVLLFYLSGPMIFGLSKAIAREHTAMEDHDVLILDLSDVPILGVTASLAIENAIKDAVDQGRQIFMVGATDKIKLRLERLGIFNLIPPQNVTTNRVEALRQAVEFIYRSGKGAVQGDRLVVGYGTSEGYSTDATDMPLSQ, from the coding sequence ATGCAATTAACCAATCGTATCCATTTTCGTAACCTACGCGGTGATTTATTCGGTGGAGTCACTGCTGCAATTGTGTCATTGCCTCTGGCATTGGCATTCGGTGTTGCCTCTGGCGCAGGTGCAGTAGCAGGTCTTTATGGTGCTGTTTGCGTCGGTTTTTTTGCGGCACTCTTTGGTGGTACACCCACGCTGATTTCTGAGCCAACAGGACCAATGACCGTAGTCATGACTGGAATTGTCGCAACTATGGTCGCGAGAAATCCGGAAAATGGCTTGGCAATGGCGTTTACTGTGGTTATGCTGGCGGGACTGTTTCAAATTCTCTTTGGCATATTCAAACTCGGTAAATACATCACGTTAATGCCCTACAGCGTGATTTCAGGCTTTATGTCTGGTATTGGAGTCATCCTAATTATTTTGCAATTTGCTCCCTTTGTAGGACAAGTGGCTCCCAAAGGTGGCGTCCTCGGTACAGTACAAAGCTTACCGCAGTTGTTGTCAAATATTAATCCTGCCGAAGCTACTTTAGGGGCGCTGAGTTTGGCAATTCTGTTTTTTATGCCATCTAAATTCAAGCGTATTGTCCCGCCGCAACTTGTTGCATTAATTGTAGGAACAGTGGTATCTCTCATCTTCTTTCAAGGAGTTGATATCCGGAGAATTGGCGTGATTCCTACAGGATTGCCACAATTGCAAATGCCTGTTTTTAGTGCCGGACAAATGACAACGATGCTAATTGATGCTGTCGTGTTAGGAATGCTGGGCTGTATTGATACCCTACTCACCGCTGTTATTGCAGATAGCATTACACGCACGCAACACAATTCTGATAAAGAACTTATTGGTCAAGGCATTGCCAACATGGTTTCTGGACTATGTGGGGGCTTACCAGGCGCAGGCGCAACGATGGGTACGGTAGTTAATATTCAAGCAGGTGCAAGAACAGCAGTATCAGGTTTAACTCGTGCAATCATTTTACTCGTTGTTGTATTAGGGGCAGCGAGTTTAACTCAACCAATTCCGATGGCAGTGTTGGCAGGAATTGCACTGAAGGTGGGAATTGATATTCTAGACTGGAGTTTCCTCAAACGCGCGCATCGAGTTTCGTTGAAAGGAACGCTAATCATGTACGGAGTGCTGTTCCTTACTGTATTTGTTGACTTGATTGTAGCCGTGGGAGTTGGGGTATTTATCGCCAATATTCTTACAATCGAACGTCTTTCAAAATACCGCGAGAAAGATGTCAAAGTTATCAGCGATACGGATGATGATATTGTCCTCAATGACGAAGAAAAGCAGTTACTTGAGCAAGCTAATAATCGCGTGTTGCTGTTCTACTTGAGTGGACCAATGATTTTTGGATTGTCAAAGGCGATCGCGCGCGAACACACCGCAATGGAAGATCACGATGTTCTCATCCTAGATTTAAGTGATGTACCAATCCTAGGTGTAACAGCTTCGTTAGCAATTGAAAATGCCATTAAAGATGCGGTTGATCAAGGACGTCAAATCTTTATGGTTGGTGCGACTGACAAAATTAAGCTCCGACTAGAACGTCTGGGTATATTCAATCTCATACCTCCACAAAACGTCACGACGAATCGTGTGGAAGCCCTAAGACAAGCAGTTGAGTTTATTTATCGTTCAGGAAAAGGTGCAGTACAAGGCGATCGCTTGGTAGTTGGTTATGGTACTTCTGAAGGATATTCAACTGATGCAACCGATATGCCTCTATCCCAGTAG
- a CDS encoding carbohydrate kinase family protein: MTNPRALCLGEILFDCLADQIGRSLEEVESWTPYPGGAPANVACGLVKLGTSSGFVGCVGEDEPGNALVQLLQDVGVDTTGVQRHPTAPTRQVYVVRSESGDRTFAGFGDFKTEEFADTYLQADKLPVQLFENADFLVLGTLELVYPESRASVFRALDLAEEYNVKVILDVNWRPVFWDSEETALQIIPKLYSRIDFLKLSEEEAEWLFDTTDPGAINYRLESIEGVLITAGENGCAYCLGENEGKVPSFPVKVVDTTGAGDSFLAAFVHQLNQQGINSLQDPEVAKHVVKYANAAGALTTTKPGAIASQPTAAEVEAFLATNQS, translated from the coding sequence ATGACGAATCCGCGTGCATTGTGCCTAGGGGAAATTTTATTTGATTGCCTTGCCGATCAAATTGGGCGATCGCTTGAAGAAGTCGAATCGTGGACACCATACCCTGGAGGCGCACCTGCGAATGTCGCGTGTGGTTTAGTTAAATTAGGGACATCTTCTGGATTTGTGGGTTGTGTGGGCGAAGATGAGCCAGGAAACGCCCTTGTGCAGCTATTGCAAGATGTAGGGGTGGATACAACAGGAGTGCAGCGTCACCCCACCGCACCAACGCGACAAGTTTATGTGGTACGTTCAGAATCAGGCGATCGTACGTTTGCAGGCTTCGGCGATTTTAAAACTGAGGAATTTGCAGATACGTACTTACAGGCAGATAAGTTACCCGTTCAGCTATTTGAAAATGCAGATTTCCTTGTATTAGGAACTTTGGAACTAGTTTATCCGGAAAGTCGTGCTAGTGTGTTTCGTGCTTTAGACTTGGCAGAAGAGTACAACGTCAAAGTTATTTTAGATGTTAACTGGCGTCCGGTATTTTGGGATAGTGAAGAGACTGCACTCCAAATTATTCCTAAACTCTACTCTCGCATCGATTTTCTTAAGCTTTCTGAAGAAGAGGCTGAATGGTTATTTGATACTACCGATCCAGGAGCAATTAACTATCGGCTTGAATCGATTGAAGGCGTACTAATCACCGCAGGGGAAAATGGCTGTGCTTATTGTTTGGGAGAAAATGAAGGCAAAGTTCCGAGTTTCCCTGTCAAAGTAGTCGATACGACAGGTGCAGGAGATAGTTTTCTTGCAGCGTTCGTTCACCAGTTAAATCAACAGGGTATCAATAGCTTGCAAGATCCAGAAGTTGCCAAACATGTTGTGAAGTATGCCAATGCAGCAGGGGCGTTGACAACAACTAAACCAGGTGCGATCGCCTCGCAACCCACCGCCGCCGAAGTCGAAGCATTTCTCGCGACTAATCAATCTTAA